Proteins encoded within one genomic window of Streptomyces taklimakanensis:
- a CDS encoding SSI family serine proteinase inhibitor yields MSRTSRTSRTSRHTVALLAGAVALTALTAPATARPWPYPIVPPAQQDRLTITISGDGSGNGNGNGNGATVGDTSPAHRTYTLDCRPAGGSHPDPLASCAAIDRADQGRLDPWRPVPEGSVCAQIHGGPATARVTGVWRGTRVDARFERTDGCEIARWDALVPALPRPGETSGRADGAATETGEAGTPA; encoded by the coding sequence ATGTCCCGTACGTCCCGCACGTCCCGCACGTCCCGCCACACCGTCGCCCTCCTCGCCGGAGCCGTCGCGCTCACCGCGCTCACCGCACCGGCCACCGCCCGCCCCTGGCCGTACCCGATCGTGCCGCCCGCCCAACAGGACCGGCTCACCATCACCATCTCCGGCGACGGCAGCGGCAACGGCAACGGCAACGGCAACGGCGCCACCGTGGGCGACACCTCGCCGGCCCACCGCACGTACACCCTCGACTGTCGGCCCGCCGGGGGAAGCCATCCCGATCCCCTCGCCTCCTGCGCCGCCATCGACCGGGCCGACCAGGGCCGACTCGATCCCTGGCGGCCCGTCCCCGAAGGGTCGGTGTGCGCCCAGATCCACGGCGGCCCGGCCACCGCTCGTGTCACCGGGGTGTGGCGCGGCACACGGGTGGACGCCCGGTTCGAGCGGACGGACGGGTGCGAGATCGCCCGCTGGGACGCCCTCGTCCCCGCCCTCCCCCGCCCCGGGGAAACGTCCGGGCGCGCCGACGGGGCGGCCACCGAGACCGGGGAGGCCGGGACCCCGGCGTGA
- a CDS encoding PAS domain-containing protein, with amino-acid sequence MSSRPSRGAARLAAILDALPDALLLVNCNGTVVNANSIALEVFEAPGTALVGRGLLDLLPDFDSKLIPGSMRRPDDVPQPRTKPKRMVARRTDGTPFVVEVTSANLEDGRTPYESSFEAAFADHGNNYTGDELLMLVVRDLTGTVDTEAELVRQQRQTEMILRAAAEGVVGVDTEGRVVLVNPSAAQILGYRAGELGGQALHPLVHHSRPDGSPLPYEETPLADTLRSGRKHRVRGQVLWTKSGRAVPVDMTTAPVRDGDQLVGAVLAFTDRTAYDALAARHRQLSSLLENGLRGPLEQLRGELAGLASDPAGQLWPEANQILHHLAAGYTRMTTLVDNVLDYQRLDAGNQRLARESVSLDAVISTGVEGAVELIGPGRAQFAVHAPPIAVEVDPARLAQALAHLVADVAGVDATGSAQGPASGDSTIVVAAAQRGEVVRIEVRGPYGGGSPVHEPLVRGIVERHGGVLQTHRMPGAGGGSAYVLEVPVGSPDPKVAARSSSRDADTPAQGTPAAGTDGGTPADGTPTDGGEAPAAADADPAEAGAHPGGAIALPAGSSAGTPAGPPATASEDGTGETSVPSGTGRRRARRALAPVEERADSGEHAVPHLPRQGTGRRARRAASPETPGAGTPTPPTPPTNPTAGAAPEQERVAFALPPGPTPPRTPAPAPAPAPAPAPAPEQPSHAALPEQGGAAPPGRNGVPFPAPRPPVPAGVPQDDRPTGRRRRVPPAEEAPVQDDQAPRATREPSRRRSATTPELEAPAPTPIAPNGTLTTAGNVPENPAATPAGNPAENTAANTTENTTGAEASARSAEHGRVDATEHPSQADLTVVAASPILGGSVPPAAPPRPRALPMPGGEDSAEQTSGVSVRTLGQGVPFARQSGEQHPGRHAPQQAAPQQAAAQSPPASPVSPTPPPAPPPAPSHGPAPSPGHGRRRKLAAPPEGGDRATAAAAGEAPPHVQPQPSRPQQHQQPSRHQSFPPAPTPPGGSTATSGGREFAIGAPAAGAEGPEPLDGPGGAVEVTGSGHGRSVPVPDDELPPEPLDNPRRLLVWPEPDVATQQALTDRGYRPVIVHSREEVDAQIAAYPAALFVDPLTGPITRTALQSLRQAAVAAEVPVLVTAGLGIATREAAYGADPAVLLKALAPRDSEQHPPRVLLVEEQTAVAEAMAATLERRGMQAAHAPSDAEAVQVASEVRPNLVVMDLMQVRRRRAGIIDWLRVNGMLNRTPFVVYTSADIDPAELPRLAAGELVLFLAERSTSTEVQSRIVDLLAKIGAT; translated from the coding sequence GTGAGCAGCAGGCCATCCCGAGGCGCTGCTCGCCTCGCAGCGATACTCGACGCCCTGCCGGACGCGTTGCTTCTGGTGAACTGCAACGGCACGGTCGTCAACGCCAACAGCATCGCGTTGGAGGTCTTCGAGGCACCGGGCACGGCACTGGTCGGGCGTGGACTGCTCGACCTCCTCCCGGACTTCGACTCCAAGCTCATCCCCGGCTCGATGCGCCGGCCCGACGACGTCCCGCAGCCCCGCACCAAGCCGAAGCGGATGGTGGCGCGGCGCACCGACGGCACCCCGTTCGTCGTCGAGGTGACCAGCGCCAACCTGGAGGACGGCCGCACACCCTACGAGTCGTCCTTCGAGGCCGCCTTCGCCGACCACGGGAACAACTACACCGGCGACGAGTTGCTCATGCTCGTCGTCCGCGATCTCACCGGCACCGTGGACACCGAGGCCGAACTGGTCCGGCAGCAGCGTCAGACCGAGATGATCCTGCGCGCCGCCGCCGAGGGCGTGGTGGGCGTGGACACCGAGGGTCGGGTCGTCCTGGTCAACCCGTCCGCCGCGCAGATCCTCGGCTACCGGGCCGGCGAACTGGGCGGGCAGGCGCTGCACCCGCTGGTCCACCACTCCCGCCCCGACGGCAGCCCGCTGCCGTACGAGGAGACGCCGCTCGCCGACACCCTGCGCTCCGGGCGCAAGCACCGGGTGCGCGGTCAGGTGCTGTGGACCAAGAGCGGGCGCGCGGTGCCGGTCGACATGACGACCGCTCCGGTGCGCGACGGCGACCAGCTCGTCGGCGCGGTGCTCGCCTTCACCGACCGCACCGCGTACGACGCGCTCGCCGCCCGCCACCGCCAGTTGTCGTCCCTCCTGGAGAACGGACTGCGCGGGCCGCTGGAGCAGTTGCGCGGCGAACTGGCCGGGTTGGCCTCGGATCCGGCCGGACAACTGTGGCCGGAGGCGAACCAGATCCTGCACCACCTGGCCGCGGGTTACACGCGGATGACCACGCTCGTCGACAACGTCCTGGACTACCAGCGCCTGGACGCGGGCAACCAGAGGCTCGCGCGCGAGTCGGTCTCGCTGGACGCGGTGATCTCGACCGGTGTCGAGGGCGCGGTGGAGCTGATCGGGCCGGGCCGCGCGCAGTTCGCGGTGCACGCCCCACCGATCGCGGTGGAGGTCGATCCGGCGCGGCTGGCACAGGCGCTGGCGCACCTGGTGGCGGACGTCGCCGGGGTGGACGCCACCGGCAGCGCGCAGGGCCCGGCCTCCGGCGACTCGACGATCGTGGTCGCGGCGGCCCAGCGCGGGGAGGTCGTGCGCATCGAGGTGCGCGGACCGTACGGCGGCGGCAGCCCGGTGCACGAGCCGTTGGTGCGCGGGATCGTGGAGCGGCACGGCGGCGTGCTGCAGACCCACCGGATGCCGGGGGCGGGAGGCGGCAGCGCCTACGTCCTGGAGGTTCCGGTGGGATCGCCGGACCCGAAGGTCGCGGCCCGATCCTCCTCCCGGGACGCCGACACCCCGGCACAGGGCACCCCGGCCGCCGGGACCGACGGGGGCACCCCCGCGGACGGCACCCCCACGGACGGTGGGGAGGCGCCCGCAGCGGCCGACGCGGACCCGGCGGAGGCCGGTGCGCACCCCGGCGGTGCGATCGCCCTGCCCGCCGGTTCCTCCGCGGGCACCCCGGCCGGGCCGCCCGCCACGGCATCGGAGGACGGCACGGGGGAGACCTCCGTGCCGTCCGGCACCGGACGCCGCCGCGCCCGTCGTGCGCTGGCCCCGGTCGAGGAGCGCGCGGACAGCGGTGAGCACGCTGTGCCGCACCTGCCCCGGCAGGGCACCGGACGACGTGCCCGGCGGGCCGCCTCCCCGGAGACCCCCGGTGCCGGAACCCCGACACCCCCGACACCCCCGACGAACCCGACCGCCGGGGCCGCTCCGGAGCAGGAGCGGGTGGCGTTCGCGCTGCCACCCGGCCCGACCCCGCCCCGGACGCCCGCGCCCGCGCCGGCACCGGCACCGGCACCGGCACCGGCACCGGAGCAGCCGTCCCACGCCGCGCTCCCGGAGCAGGGCGGCGCGGCGCCTCCCGGGCGGAACGGCGTCCCGTTCCCGGCGCCTCGGCCACCGGTTCCCGCCGGAGTCCCGCAGGACGACCGGCCGACCGGCCGGCGCCGCCGCGTGCCCCCGGCCGAGGAGGCACCGGTGCAGGACGACCAGGCGCCCCGGGCCACCCGGGAGCCCTCCCGCCGGCGGTCCGCCACCACGCCGGAACTGGAGGCTCCCGCTCCGACCCCCATCGCTCCGAACGGCACCCTGACCACCGCCGGGAACGTCCCGGAGAACCCGGCAGCGACCCCGGCGGGGAATCCAGCGGAGAACACCGCGGCGAACACTACGGAGAACACCACCGGAGCCGAGGCGAGCGCCCGGTCCGCCGAGCACGGCCGGGTCGACGCCACCGAGCACCCTTCGCAGGCCGACCTGACCGTGGTGGCCGCCAGCCCCATCCTGGGCGGGTCGGTGCCCCCGGCGGCTCCGCCCCGTCCGCGTGCCCTGCCGATGCCCGGTGGCGAGGACTCCGCCGAGCAGACCTCCGGCGTCAGCGTGCGCACCCTGGGGCAGGGCGTTCCCTTCGCCCGTCAGTCGGGCGAACAGCACCCGGGCCGGCACGCGCCCCAACAGGCCGCGCCCCAACAGGCCGCCGCCCAGTCGCCCCCCGCGTCTCCGGTGTCCCCCACACCGCCCCCAGCGCCGCCCCCCGCGCCGTCACACGGACCCGCGCCGAGCCCCGGCCACGGCCGTCGCCGCAAACTCGCCGCCCCGCCCGAGGGGGGCGACCGCGCCACCGCCGCGGCGGCCGGCGAGGCGCCTCCGCACGTCCAGCCGCAACCGTCCCGGCCCCAGCAGCACCAACAGCCGTCCCGGCACCAGTCGTTCCCACCCGCGCCGACGCCGCCGGGCGGCTCGACCGCGACGTCCGGCGGGCGGGAGTTCGCCATCGGCGCGCCCGCGGCGGGAGCCGAGGGGCCGGAACCGCTGGACGGCCCCGGTGGCGCCGTCGAGGTCACCGGCTCCGGTCACGGCCGGTCCGTCCCGGTGCCCGACGACGAGTTGCCGCCCGAGCCGCTGGACAACCCCCGGCGGCTGTTGGTGTGGCCCGAACCGGACGTCGCCACCCAACAGGCCCTGACCGACCGCGGTTACCGTCCCGTCATCGTCCACTCCCGCGAGGAGGTGGACGCCCAGATCGCGGCGTACCCGGCGGCCCTCTTCGTGGATCCGCTGACCGGCCCCATCACTCGCACCGCCCTCCAGTCGCTGCGTCAGGCGGCCGTCGCCGCCGAGGTCCCGGTCCTGGTGACGGCCGGGTTGGGGATCGCGACGCGGGAGGCCGCGTACGGTGCCGACCCGGCCGTCCTCCTCAAGGCCCTGGCCCCGCGCGACAGCGAGCAGCACCCGCCGCGGGTGCTGCTGGTGGAGGAACAGACCGCCGTCGCCGAGGCCATGGCGGCGACGTTGGAGCGCCGAGGGATGCAGGCCGCGCACGCGCCCTCGGACGCGGAGGCGGTGCAGGTCGCTTCGGAGGTGAGGCCGAACCTGGTGGTGATGGACCTGATGCAGGTCCGTCGCCGGCGCGCCGGAATCATCGACTGGCTGCGAGTGAACGGCATGCTCAACCGCACGCCGTTCGTCGTCTACACCTCGGCCGACATCGATCCGGCCGAGTTGCCGCGACTGGCCGCCGGCGAGCTGGTTCTCTTCCTCGCGGAGCGGTCCACCAGCACGGAGGTGCAGTCGCGGATCGTGGACCTGCTGGCGAAGATCGGGGCCACCTGA